The genomic stretch GGAATAATCAGTTTATAAGTTGAATAATAACGTTACAAATTATCGTTTTGTTAGTTTTGTAATGTTAAGTAATGTGTTTTTGGAGATTTGAAGATTAAATAAAGGAAGGGCACAAATAACTATTTATATTTATGACCTAACAACTATTATACCTTTTTTTGAGTATTTGTTAGCGCTTTCAGATTGAAGTAAATACATAAATGGAAATAGAAATAGTCAACGTGTTTTTCTTTTGAAAAGAAATTTGATTTTATCTTAATCATTGGAGGAAATACCAGATGAAAATGAAAAAAGTATCATCAGTCTTGTTAGCTGCTTCTTTATCTGTTGCTGGTTTATCTGCTTGTTCCACAGGTAATAAGGAAGTAAAAGGTGGAGCGAAAAATGGCGTGACGACAATTGAGTTTTGGGCTGCACCAAATCCAACTCAACAAGTTTATTGGAAAGACGTAGCTGAACAGTTTACAAAAGAAAATCCAAACATAAAAGTAAATGTAAGTCCGATGAAAGAAAGTCCTACATCTGAAGCTAGTATTCAGTCCGCGATTGCAGGTGGAAGCGCTCCGACAATGTCTGAAAACATAAACCGTGGATTTGCAGCCCAGTTAGCTGATAGCAAGGCACTAGTTCCTTTAGATGAATTAGATGGTTTCGACAAAGTAAAAGAAAACCGTAACATGGAAAATACGATGAAGGGTTGGCAGTTTGCTGACAACCACCAATACGTTCTACCAATCTACTCAAACGCTATGCTATTTGGTTGGAGATTAGATATTTTAAAGAAATTAGGATTTAATGAACCACCAAAAACTTATAGTGAAATGTTAGCGGTTGCTAAAAAATTAAAAGAGAAATATCCAGATAAATATGTTTGGGCAAAAGCAGACCTTGCAGACCCAACAGCATGGAAAAGATGGTTCGACTTCTTCATGTTATACGATGCAGCATCAGAAGGTAACAAATTCGTAGAAGGTACTAAATTTACAGGTGATAAGAAAGCTGGAGAGCAAGTATTCGATTTCGTGAACGACCTACGAAAATCTAATGCATTACTAACAAGACAAGCTAAAGATCCATTTGAAACAGGATTAGGCATCTTTACTGATATCGGTCCTTGGACAATTTCTTATTGGGCAGATAAATTCCCAAACATGAAGTTTAATGAGACATATGCATTATCTACACCACCAGTTCCAGATGGTATGTCTACTGAAAATGTTAAAACATTCGCCGATACAAAAGGCATAGTTATTTATGCTTCTGCTACTAAAGAACAACAAAAAGCAGCGATGAAATTTATCAATTGGGTGTATTCAAATCCTGAAAATGATTTGAAATGGCTTGAGAAAACGAACTTACCACCAGCACGAGATGATTTAGCAACAAATGATACATTTAAGGCGTTCTTTGATAAAAATCCAGCATTACAACCATATGCAGCAGCCGTTCCTAATGCGATTCCACCAATGGATAACGCAAAGTATAACGATATTCAAACTTATATTGGCCAATATGCATTCAATCCTGTAGTAAAAGGTGAAAAAAATTCTAAAACTGCATGGAAAGATATGAAAGAGGCAATTGAGGGGGCTCTTAAGTAATGAGCGCTAAACAAGGAAGGTTGGGCTGGCTATTTGCCAGTCCTTATCTTATTTATGCAGTTGTTTTCTTCTTAATTCCATTAGTATGGTCATTGTTTCTGTCATTTACTGATTGGAATTTAATTGCTCCAACATTTAGTTTTGTTGGAATTGAAAATTATACAGAAGCGTTTAAAAGCCCAGGCGTACAAAGTGCATTTTTCGTCGCATTCAAATTTATGGCGCTATTTGTACCAATGGTTGTAGCATCTTCAATCATTGTAGCTTTAATCGTTCAAGGTTTACCAAAGTTTAAAGGTTTATTTTTAATCGGATTTTTTCTACCGTACTTAGCTTCTGGTGTAGTTTCTTCATTAATTGTTAAAGGGCTATTATCATACAACAGTCCGATTAACGAGTTTTTAAGAAATTCACTTGGTTTAGATATTAACTGGCTAGGATCACCATTTGGTGCACTATTCACAGTAGCGGTTATTATTGCCTGGAAATTTACTGGTTACTATGCATTAATCTTAACTTCCGGTTTTGATAGCATAGATAAAGAAGTTTATGAAGCAGCTTTAATTGATGGAGTAACGCCAATGCAACGCTTTTGGAAAATTACATTCCCTCTATTATATCCTGCATTATTTACAGTATTAATTTTAGCAATTGGTGTAACTTTTGGTATTTTCACAGAGGTTTACCAGTTAACAGGTGGGGGACCGAATTTCGCAACAAATACATGGCAAATGGAGATCTTTACTAGAGCATTCTCGAATCTTCAAGCTGGTTATGCATCTGCAATTGCGATTATCGCTTCAATTGTTACATTTATATCAATCTTTATTATTCGAAAACTTTTAGAAATGTGGGGAAGACGAAATGGTTGGAACTAAGAAAAAAGGATTATGGTTTCGTTACCTAATTGCCTCGATTCTCTTACTAGTTATGGTTTTTCCATATATTTATATGGTTTTAAATTCATTTGCTGATTGGAGCCAAGTAGACCGAAAGCTAATTCCAACAGGCTTTACTTTGAAATCTTATAGCTGGCTATTAGGTGGTGGCGAATCAGCAATACCAAGACCTTGGATCAATGCATTTTTTAATAGTTTCTTTGTTTCTGCTGCATCTACATTATTAATGATGGTTACAGCGGTGATGGTAGCATATGCACTTGCTAAAATTCCTTTTAAAGGAAGGAACTTTATCAATAACTTTATTTTATTTCAAATGTTTTTCCCGGCGATTATTTTATTAATCCCTACATTCCTTGTCATCCAAAAAATAGGTATGTATGACTCATACTGGGGTATGATTTTACCAAAAGCAATGAGCTTATGGGCAGTCTTTATGTACACAAACTTTTTTAAGGCAATTCCCGAAACGTTTATTGAGGCAGCAAAGCTAGATGGGGCAAGTGAATGGCAAATCATGTTTAAAATTGTTTTACCGATGTCAAAATCAATTACAACTGTTATTTTCCTATTCTTATTTATGGAAAGATGGACAGAGCTTTTATGGGATATGTTAGTTGCGAAGAGTGACAATATGCTAACGCTAAACGTTTTATTATCACAAATGTTTGGTCCTTATGGAGGTTACCCAGGACCGATGTATGCAGCAGCGGTATTACTAACATTGCCAATCATTATTATCTTCTTATTATTTGCTAAAAAGTTTAAAGAAGGTATGCAATTTACGCTTAAGTAATTCATTGAATGGGGTTCTAACGAAATGGCAAATTGGTGGAAGCAAACTACTTTTTATGAAATATATATGCCGAGCTTTAAAGATGGAAATGGAGATGGAATTGGCGACTTTACTGGCATCATCTCAAAACTCGACTATTTAAAAGAGTTAGGGATTGGTGGAATATGGCTAACTCCATTTTATCCATCACCTAAGGTTGATAATGGATATGATATTTCAGATTATTATTCAATTGATCCCGATTATGGAACAATGGAGGATTTCGAATTATTTATCCAAGAATCACACAAACGCGGAATTCGTGTAATTGCTGATTTAGTTTTAAACCATACATCCACTGAACATCAATGGTTTAAAGTATCAAAGTCCAGTAAAAATCATCCAAAACGAGATTGGTATATTTGGAGAGACGAACCAACTAACTGGGAATCATTTTTTGGGGGAACTGCGTGGGAGTTTGATGAATTAACAAACCAATATTATTATCATGCATTTGCTAAAGAACAGGTAGATTTAAACTGGGCAAATCCCGAAGTAAGGCAAGCAATGTTTGATGTAATGGACTTTTGGCTTCAAAAAGGTATAGATGGTTTTCGGTTAGACGTCATCAATTTCTTAAAGGTAAATAATACGTTCAAAGAGAATCCAATTGATATTGAAAAAAATGAGCAAATTCATTTGCATGATAAAGATCAAGAGGGAATCTTGCCGATTATTTCTGAAATCGCCGAGTTTGTAAATCGCTATGAGGATAAATTTTTAGTTGGTGAGGTAGGTTCAGACGATTTATCAATTTTAAGAGATTACTCAGGGCTTAATAAATTAGATGTTGTTTTCAATTTTAATATTGGAAGTATAGCTGAGTTAGACGTAAAAGAGATTTTTCAACAAGTAAATGAAACAGAGCAAATTTATGATGAAACGCAAACCCCTACTCTGTTTTTCTCTAGCCATGATATGTCTCGTTTTATTTCAAGATTTGGTGGAGATGAGGATCGAGCAAAATTAGTAGCAACATTGATGCTTACAGCTAAAGGTGTCCCATTTATTTATTATGGTGATGAAATAGGTATGAGAGATTGGGTTACCGATGACATCCAAGATATGAAGGATGTTCAAGGGCTTACAGCATACGAATTAGAAAAGCAATCGAATGCGTCAGAAGAACAAGCTTTAAAAATTGCAAATGAAAAATCGAGGGATAAATCTCGTACACCGATGCAATGGAACTCAGAAGTCAATGTAGGTTTCTCGAATGTTGAACCATGGATTAATGTCCCAAATCATAATCGTACGATAAATGTAGAAGACCAACTACAAGACTCAAATTCAATTCTTTCTTTTTATAAAAGCTTACTGAAATTAAGAAGCCAGCATGCATCATTACAGTTAGGTCAGTATGAATTATTAAAGCATGAAGAAGAATTATTCTATTATATTCGCTCGTATTCTGATGAAAAAATAATCGTTATTTTAAATTTTTCAGATGAACCAAAATCAATCATGTTTGATGGTTATAAAACATTTGAATTACTACTTTCATCTAAGCGGGAAGACTTAGAATTCACAA from Arthrobacter citreus encodes the following:
- a CDS encoding carbohydrate ABC transporter substrate-binding protein — its product is MKKVSSVLLAASLSVAGLSACSTGNKEVKGGAKNGVTTIEFWAAPNPTQQVYWKDVAEQFTKENPNIKVNVSPMKESPTSEASIQSAIAGGSAPTMSENINRGFAAQLADSKALVPLDELDGFDKVKENRNMENTMKGWQFADNHQYVLPIYSNAMLFGWRLDILKKLGFNEPPKTYSEMLAVAKKLKEKYPDKYVWAKADLADPTAWKRWFDFFMLYDAASEGNKFVEGTKFTGDKKAGEQVFDFVNDLRKSNALLTRQAKDPFETGLGIFTDIGPWTISYWADKFPNMKFNETYALSTPPVPDGMSTENVKTFADTKGIVIYASATKEQQKAAMKFINWVYSNPENDLKWLEKTNLPPARDDLATNDTFKAFFDKNPALQPYAAAVPNAIPPMDNAKYNDIQTYIGQYAFNPVVKGEKNSKTAWKDMKEAIEGALK
- a CDS encoding sugar ABC transporter permease codes for the protein MSAKQGRLGWLFASPYLIYAVVFFLIPLVWSLFLSFTDWNLIAPTFSFVGIENYTEAFKSPGVQSAFFVAFKFMALFVPMVVASSIIVALIVQGLPKFKGLFLIGFFLPYLASGVVSSLIVKGLLSYNSPINEFLRNSLGLDINWLGSPFGALFTVAVIIAWKFTGYYALILTSGFDSIDKEVYEAALIDGVTPMQRFWKITFPLLYPALFTVLILAIGVTFGIFTEVYQLTGGGPNFATNTWQMEIFTRAFSNLQAGYASAIAIIASIVTFISIFIIRKLLEMWGRRNGWN
- a CDS encoding carbohydrate ABC transporter permease produces the protein MVGTKKKGLWFRYLIASILLLVMVFPYIYMVLNSFADWSQVDRKLIPTGFTLKSYSWLLGGGESAIPRPWINAFFNSFFVSAASTLLMMVTAVMVAYALAKIPFKGRNFINNFILFQMFFPAIILLIPTFLVIQKIGMYDSYWGMILPKAMSLWAVFMYTNFFKAIPETFIEAAKLDGASEWQIMFKIVLPMSKSITTVIFLFLFMERWTELLWDMLVAKSDNMLTLNVLLSQMFGPYGGYPGPMYAAAVLLTLPIIIIFLLFAKKFKEGMQFTLK
- a CDS encoding alpha-glucosidase, which codes for MPSFKDGNGDGIGDFTGIISKLDYLKELGIGGIWLTPFYPSPKVDNGYDISDYYSIDPDYGTMEDFELFIQESHKRGIRVIADLVLNHTSTEHQWFKVSKSSKNHPKRDWYIWRDEPTNWESFFGGTAWEFDELTNQYYYHAFAKEQVDLNWANPEVRQAMFDVMDFWLQKGIDGFRLDVINFLKVNNTFKENPIDIEKNEQIHLHDKDQEGILPIISEIAEFVNRYEDKFLVGEVGSDDLSILRDYSGLNKLDVVFNFNIGSIAELDVKEIFQQVNETEQIYDETQTPTLFFSSHDMSRFISRFGGDEDRAKLVATLMLTAKGVPFIYYGDEIGMRDWVTDDIQDMKDVQGLTAYELEKQSNASEEQALKIANEKSRDKSRTPMQWNSEVNVGFSNVEPWINVPNHNRTINVEDQLQDSNSILSFYKSLLKLRSQHASLQLGQYELLKHEEELFYYIRSYSDEKIIVILNFSDEPKSIMFDGYKTFELLLSSKREDLEFTKDIRILPNEAFILKGEKENDI